A genomic segment from Sciurus carolinensis chromosome 1, mSciCar1.2, whole genome shotgun sequence encodes:
- the LOC124959428 gene encoding grpE protein homolog 1, mitochondrial-like produces MVAWCVRPVQHNLLALAFSLRPSPWLLCTATKQKNNDQRLEEDIRHNEQKTEPPSVDKNLLEEKVRLEEQLRDTMKKYKRALADTENLRQRSQKLVEEAKLYGIQGFCKDLLGVADILEKVTQSVPKEEIKDGNPHLKSPYKRLLLTKVQIQKVFPKHSLLKLDPLGAKFDPYEHEALFHIPVEGREPGTVALVSKVGYRLHRHTLRPALVGVVKEA; encoded by the coding sequence ATGGTGGCTTGGTGTGTTAGGCCAGTGCAGCACAATCTCCTGGCTTTGGCATTCTCTCTCAGGCCCTCTCCTTGGTTGTTGTGCACAgctacaaaacaaaagaacaatgacCAACGCCTGGAAGAGGACATACGTCACAATGAGCAGAAGACAGAGCCTCCCTCTGTAGACAAGAACCTTCTAGAAGAGAAGGTCAGGTTGGAAGAGCAGCTGAGAGACaccatgaaaaaatataaacGAGCTTTGGCAGATACTGAGAACTTGAGGCAGAGGAGCCAAAAACTAGTGGAAGAGGCAAAATTATATGGCATCCAAGGCTTTTGCAAGGACTTACTGGGGGTTGCAGACATTCTGGAGAAGGTAACACAGAGTGTTccgaaagaagaaattaaagatggcAACCCTCACCTGAAAAGCCCATACAAGAGGCTGCTACTGACCAAGGTGCAAATTCAGAAGGTGTTCCCAAAGCACAGCTTGCTCAAGCTGGACCCCCTTGGAGCCAAGTTTGACCCTTATGAACATGAGGCACTGTTCCACATACCAGTAGAGGGCAgggagccaggtacagtggctctGGTTAGCAAAGTGGGGTACAGGCTGCACAGGCACACCCTCAGACCTGCCCTGGTGGGGGTGGTGAAGGAAGCATAG